One Amycolatopsis sp. NBC_00355 genomic window carries:
- a CDS encoding inositol monophosphatase family protein yields the protein MSEHAALLDVAREAVARATAIIRSRPSFSVSAKGDRDLVTDVDTAVEDALREFLAAETPEIGVLGEERGRSGDDGDRWWALDPIDGTANFARGIPLCGISLALVDGAQSAVAAITLPYLGVTYTAAEGEGAFANGERVGASTATEMSDAMIAVGDFAIGELADEKNRARLLLLSDLGARAQKIRMYGSAAIDLAWVADGKLDAALILANNPWDTMAGVLLVREAGGAVVDRDGSEHSVDSAATIAVGAGLRKEIVDALDRAHGVVR from the coding sequence ATGAGCGAGCATGCCGCACTCCTGGACGTCGCGCGCGAGGCCGTGGCGCGAGCGACCGCGATCATCCGGTCGCGCCCGAGTTTTTCCGTTTCCGCGAAAGGTGATCGTGACCTGGTGACCGACGTCGACACGGCGGTCGAGGACGCGCTGCGCGAGTTCCTCGCCGCCGAGACGCCGGAGATCGGCGTCCTCGGCGAGGAGCGCGGGCGCAGCGGTGACGACGGTGATCGCTGGTGGGCGCTCGACCCGATCGACGGGACCGCGAACTTCGCGCGCGGAATTCCACTGTGCGGGATTTCCCTGGCGCTGGTGGACGGCGCGCAGAGCGCGGTCGCGGCGATCACACTGCCGTACCTGGGCGTCACCTACACGGCCGCGGAAGGCGAAGGCGCCTTCGCGAACGGAGAGCGGGTCGGCGCGTCCACGGCGACGGAGATGTCGGACGCCATGATCGCCGTGGGTGACTTCGCGATCGGTGAACTCGCGGACGAGAAGAACCGCGCCCGGCTGTTGCTCCTTTCGGACCTGGGCGCGCGGGCGCAGAAGATCAGGATGTACGGCAGCGCGGCGATCGACCTGGCGTGGGTGGCGGACGGAAAGCTCGACGCAGCACTGATTCTGGCCAACAACCCGTGGGACACGATGGCCGGTGTGCTGCTGGTGCGCGAGGCCGGCGGCGCCGTCGTCGACCGCGACGGGAGCGAGCATTCGGTCGATTCCGCGGCCACGATCGCTGTCGGTGCCGGGCTGCGCAA
- a CDS encoding creatininase family protein: protein MTDLFPLTTTADEQRRRAAVAVLPVGSFEQHGAHLPLVTDTVIAATLAQAVAGAYPVLHLPPLPISCSHEHAAWPGTVSVSARTLHAVVTDVADSLRASGVDRLVLVNGHGGNYVLSNVVQESAGGMALFPGVADWQAAHTAAGLRTSLDDDMHAGELETSILLHAHPHLVRPGYETADHVTDREHLLTLGLRAYTESGVVGRPSLATAAKGHVVLDTLVQRFAAVLEVLGA from the coding sequence ATGACCGACCTGTTCCCGCTCACGACCACCGCCGACGAGCAGCGGCGGCGGGCGGCGGTCGCGGTGCTGCCGGTCGGCAGCTTCGAGCAGCACGGCGCGCACCTGCCGCTGGTGACAGACACGGTGATCGCGGCGACGCTGGCCCAGGCCGTCGCCGGCGCGTACCCGGTGCTGCACCTGCCCCCGCTTCCGATCTCCTGCTCGCACGAGCACGCCGCCTGGCCCGGCACGGTCAGCGTCTCCGCGCGGACGTTGCACGCTGTCGTCACCGACGTCGCGGATTCGCTCCGCGCGTCCGGCGTGGACCGGCTCGTGCTGGTCAACGGGCACGGCGGCAACTACGTACTGTCCAATGTGGTCCAAGAGAGCGCCGGCGGGATGGCGCTGTTCCCCGGCGTCGCGGACTGGCAGGCCGCGCACACCGCGGCCGGCCTGCGGACGTCACTGGACGACGACATGCACGCGGGCGAGCTGGAGACGTCGATCCTGCTGCACGCCCACCCGCACCTGGTCCGGCCCGGCTACGAGACGGCCGACCACGTCACCGACCGCGAACACCTGCTGACGCTGGGCCTGCGGGCGTACACGGAGTCGGGCGTCGTCGGCCGTCCGTCGCTGGCGACCGCGGCGAAGGGACACGTCGTGCTGGACACGCTGGTCCAGCGCTTCGCCGCCGTCCTGGAGGTGCTAGGCGCCTGA
- the ribA gene encoding GTP cyclohydrolase II yields MTASEAVENLPHRAVVERVVDTRLPTRHGTFRAVGYLDRTGTEQVALVHGDITELGTLTRVHSECLTGDVFASTHCECGDQLAAALDRIVEEGAGVLIYVQGHEGRGIGLLAKLKAMRLQDEGLDTVDANVALGLPIDARDYHSAAGILADLGVRSVRLLSNNPEKANQLTRYGIRISELVPLLVPPNPESLRYLRTKAERMDHLLPHLSGA; encoded by the coding sequence ATGACCGCAAGCGAAGCCGTCGAAAACCTGCCGCACCGGGCCGTGGTCGAGCGGGTGGTCGACACCCGGCTCCCGACGCGGCACGGGACCTTCCGCGCGGTCGGCTACCTCGACCGGACCGGCACCGAGCAGGTCGCCCTGGTCCACGGGGACATCACCGAGCTCGGGACGCTCACCCGCGTCCACAGCGAGTGCCTGACCGGCGACGTCTTCGCCTCGACGCACTGCGAATGCGGCGACCAGCTCGCGGCGGCCCTGGACCGGATCGTCGAAGAGGGCGCCGGCGTGCTGATCTACGTCCAGGGGCACGAGGGACGCGGCATCGGCCTGCTGGCCAAGCTCAAGGCGATGCGCCTGCAGGACGAAGGCCTCGACACGGTCGACGCGAACGTGGCCCTCGGCCTGCCGATCGACGCCCGCGACTACCACTCGGCGGCCGGCATCCTGGCCGACCTGGGGGTCCGCTCGGTGCGGTTGCTGTCGAACAACCCGGAAAAGGCCAACCAGCTCACCCGCTACGGAATCCGGATCAGTGAGCTGGTTCCGCTGCTGGTTCCGCCGAATCCGGAGAGCCTCCGCTATCTCCGGACGAAGGCCGAGCGGATGGACCACCTGCTCCCGCACCTGTCAGGCGCCTAG